From the genome of Leptodactylus fuscus isolate aLepFus1 chromosome 1, aLepFus1.hap2, whole genome shotgun sequence, one region includes:
- the LOC142208640 gene encoding purine nucleoside phosphorylase-like isoform X1: MSPPAAETQKQEIRRKEETRTGYTYEEYKQTADWLLSKTEHRPSVAIVCGSGLGALGELLKDQVAFNYIDIPNFPHSTVPGHAGRLIFGNLNGKPCVCMQGRFHSYEGYPLWKVTFPIRVFRLIGVETLIVTNAAGGLNQDYKVGDLMVILDHINFPGFAGQNPLIGPNEERFGPRFPPMSDAYDKDLRKLALAIGEELGFSEKMREGVYCSLGGPNFETIAECKFLSALGVDAVGMSTVPEVIVARHCGLRVLGMSLITNKAVMDYNTEATANHEEVLQAGKDSAKYLEKLVTLLIQRIELNNNVF, from the exons ATGTCTCCTCCAGCAGCTGAAACGCAGAAGCAAGAGATCAGAAGGAAAGAGGAAACACGTACAGG GTACACCTATGAAGAATACAAACAGACTGCAGACTGGCTTTTGTCTAAGACTGAACATCGTCCTTCAGTGGCCATTGTCTGTGGCTCTGGACTCGGAGCTTTGGGTGAACTCTTGAAAGATCAGGTGGCCTTCAACTACATTGACATTCCCAACTtcccacacagtacag TTCCTGGACATGCCGGACGTCTTATATTTGGAAACTTGAATGGGAAGCCTTGTGTGTGCATGCAAGGACGGTTTCATTCCTATGAGGGCTACCCACTGTGGAAG GTTACATTTCCAATTCGTGTTTTCCGTCTGATTGGGGTTGAAACGCTCATTGTCACCAATGCTGCAGGAGGACTGAACCAAGATTATAAAGTTGGGGACCTTATGGTGATATTGGATCACATAAACTTTCCAGGATTTGCAGGACAGAATCCACTCATTGGTCCCAATGAGGAAAG GTTTGGTCCTCGTTTTCCCCCAATGTCTGATGCATATGACAAGGACTTGAGGAAGTTGGCTTTGGCTATTGGGGAAGAGCTGGGATTCTCAGAGAAGATGCGGGAAGGAGTGTATTGTAGTCTTGGAGGACCTAATTTTGAGACCATTGCTGAATGTAAATTCCTCAGTGCTCTTGGAGTTGACGCCGTTG GGATGAGTACTGTACCTGAGGTTATTGTAGCCAGACATTGCGGTCTAAGAGTTTTGGGCATGTCTCTCATTACAAACAAAGCCGTGATGGACTACAACACTGAAGCCACCGCTAACCACGAAGAAGTTCTTCAAGCTGGAAAAGACAGTGCCAAATATCTAGAGAAGCTGGTGACTCTTCTGATCCAGCGCATTGAGCTGAACAACAATGTCTTCTAG
- the LOC142208640 gene encoding purine nucleoside phosphorylase-like isoform X2: MAHCEEDSSRYTYEEYKQTADWLLSKTEHRPSVAIVCGSGLGALGELLKDQVAFNYIDIPNFPHSTVPGHAGRLIFGNLNGKPCVCMQGRFHSYEGYPLWKVTFPIRVFRLIGVETLIVTNAAGGLNQDYKVGDLMVILDHINFPGFAGQNPLIGPNEERFGPRFPPMSDAYDKDLRKLALAIGEELGFSEKMREGVYCSLGGPNFETIAECKFLSALGVDAVGMSTVPEVIVARHCGLRVLGMSLITNKAVMDYNTEATANHEEVLQAGKDSAKYLEKLVTLLIQRIELNNNVF; this comes from the exons GTACACCTATGAAGAATACAAACAGACTGCAGACTGGCTTTTGTCTAAGACTGAACATCGTCCTTCAGTGGCCATTGTCTGTGGCTCTGGACTCGGAGCTTTGGGTGAACTCTTGAAAGATCAGGTGGCCTTCAACTACATTGACATTCCCAACTtcccacacagtacag TTCCTGGACATGCCGGACGTCTTATATTTGGAAACTTGAATGGGAAGCCTTGTGTGTGCATGCAAGGACGGTTTCATTCCTATGAGGGCTACCCACTGTGGAAG GTTACATTTCCAATTCGTGTTTTCCGTCTGATTGGGGTTGAAACGCTCATTGTCACCAATGCTGCAGGAGGACTGAACCAAGATTATAAAGTTGGGGACCTTATGGTGATATTGGATCACATAAACTTTCCAGGATTTGCAGGACAGAATCCACTCATTGGTCCCAATGAGGAAAG GTTTGGTCCTCGTTTTCCCCCAATGTCTGATGCATATGACAAGGACTTGAGGAAGTTGGCTTTGGCTATTGGGGAAGAGCTGGGATTCTCAGAGAAGATGCGGGAAGGAGTGTATTGTAGTCTTGGAGGACCTAATTTTGAGACCATTGCTGAATGTAAATTCCTCAGTGCTCTTGGAGTTGACGCCGTTG GGATGAGTACTGTACCTGAGGTTATTGTAGCCAGACATTGCGGTCTAAGAGTTTTGGGCATGTCTCTCATTACAAACAAAGCCGTGATGGACTACAACACTGAAGCCACCGCTAACCACGAAGAAGTTCTTCAAGCTGGAAAAGACAGTGCCAAATATCTAGAGAAGCTGGTGACTCTTCTGATCCAGCGCATTGAGCTGAACAACAATGTCTTCTAG